Proteins from a single region of Juglans microcarpa x Juglans regia isolate MS1-56 chromosome 5S, Jm3101_v1.0, whole genome shotgun sequence:
- the LOC121267287 gene encoding protein FAR1-RELATED SEQUENCE 5-like — MQVDENGCLGSCFWADARCRSAYQYFGDVVTFDATYLTNVYKMPFVLFSGVNHHHQTIMFGCALLVNETAESYIWLLRTWQETMFGRAPSTIITDDDKAIAKAISKVLLNRTHRLCLWHILQKFLEHLAHVYHKFPDFQKEFHHCIHDTITADEFEEEWVSILVKYDLVGNDWLQNLYNRREKWVPAYLRTTFCVGMSTTQRSESMNKFFKDYVRSSTMVSDFVHQYEKALDARYFKEKEKDVKTKSSRPVLKTCWEIEEEAAKVYTRKSFNIFQDELFNCQRYKAAKVQQEGESKMYEVAPKSKDKRIYYVTFDCKEAKAICICHMFEFVDILCRHILCVFMKKSNLDSLSHQYVLDRWTINAKSRAIHEIPNPDGHVSTQEDPIMRKSHLMMKFYDIAELGSQSRFKMDHLSLALDKEDLNF; from the exons ATGCAGGTCGATGAGAATGGGTGTTTGGGAAGCTGTTTTTGGGCAGATGCTAGATGTAGATCTGCATATCAATATTTCGGAGATGTCGTCACATTTGATGCGACGTACCTCACAAATGTTTATAAGATGCCATTTGTGCTGTTCTCAGGAGTTAATCATCATCACCAAACCATAATGTTTGGTTGTGCGTTGTTAGTGAATGAGACAGCTGAATCATATATATGGTTACTGAGAACATGGCAGGAAACAATGTTTGGGCGTGCCCCTTCAACCATTATTACTGATGATGACAAAGCAATTGCCAAAGCCATTTCAAAGGTACTCCTAAATAGAACTCACCGGTTGTGCTTGTggcatattttacaaaaatttctaGAACATTTGGCACATGTCTATCACAAGTTTCCAGACTTTCAAAAAGAGTTTCATCATTGTATCCATGATACTATAACAGCTGATGAGTTCGAGGAGGAATGGGTTTCAATACTAGTGAAGTATGATCTAGTAGGTAATGATTGGCTCCAAAATCTTTACAACCGAAGGGAGAAGTGGGTCCCGGCTTACTTGCGAACGACATTTTGTGTCGGGATGTCAACCACGCAAAGGAGCGAGAGCATGAATAAATTCTTCAAGGATTATGTGCGATCAAGTACGATGGTGAGTGACTTTGTGCATCAGTACGAGAAAGCCTTAGATGCACGCTATTTtaaggaaaaagagaaggatGTGAAAACAAAGTCGAGTAGGCCGGTTTTGAAAACATGTTGGGAAATTGAAGAAGAGGCGGCCAAAGTGTATACAAGGAAGTCCTTCAATATCTTTCAAGACGAGCTATTCAATTGCCAACGATACAAAGCAGCAAAGGTTCAGCAAGAGGGTGAGAGTAAAATGTATGAGGTGGCACCTAAGAGCAAGGACAAACGTATCTATTATGTGACTTTCGACTGTAAAGAAGCAAAGGCAATATGTATATGTCATATGTTTGAGTTTGTGGATATTCTCTGTAGGCATATTCTATGTGTATTCATGAAGAAATCAAATTTAGATAGTTTGTCACATCAATATGTTCTAGATCGATGGACCATCAATGCTAAGAGTCGAGCTATCCATGAAATACCAAATCCCGATGGGCATGTTTCAACACAAGAAGATCCGATAATGCGAAAAAGCCATTTGATGATGAAGTTTTACGATATTGCAGAACTTGGGTCACAATCAAGGTTTAAAATGGACCACCTTTCTCTTGCCTTGGACAAG GAAGACCTAAATTTTTGA
- the LOC121267809 gene encoding protein RETICULATA, chloroplastic-like, whose product MASFLLSFGVSNVVSPSNAVVLRKIWGQSMFVQSFGFRRVVKEVALPMLVRNNRSKHQGLVVEVKMSEHRGESQSGVAVSKEGVNIDSASGVGKGIGILESGNEARTYSGGSDGDVLGGSGGNGRLFNGGGRGGGGGGGGGGGDENGNDKEEEEFGPVLKFEEVMKETEARGASLPSDMLEAAKSVGLRKVLLLRYLDFQGSVWPLGFLMKSCSMLRNRMLADPSFLFKVGTEIVIDFCCATFAEVQKRGKDFWAEFELYVADLMVGLVVCVALVGMMAPYARIGGPTISKGFLGRMQHAYGALPSSVFEAERPGCRFTLEQRIAAYFYKSILYGSVGFGCGIIGQGIANLIMTVKRSVKKSEEDIPVPPLLKSAVLWGVFLAVSSNTRYQIINGLECLVERSAIAKQVPSVAMAFTVGVRFANNVFGGMQFVDWARWSGVQ is encoded by the exons ATGGCGAGTTTTTTACTGAGCTTCGGAGTGTCAAATGTCGTGAGTCCGTCGAACGCGGTGGTTCTGCGGAAGATTTGGGGTCAGAGTATGTTTGTGCAGAGCTTTGGCTTTAGGAGGGTGGTAAAGGAGGTTGCTTTGCCAATGTTAGTTCGAAATAATAGGAGTAAACATCAGGGCCTCGTGGTTGAGGTGAAAATGTCAGAACACCGTGGCGAATCGCAATCTGGTGTGGCCGTTTCGAAAGAGGGAGTCAATATCGATAGTGCCAGTGGTGTAGGTAAGGGTATTGGGATCTTGGAGAGTGGGAACGAAGCGAGAACTTATAGCGGCGGGAGTGATGGGGATGTGCTTGGTGGCAGTGGTGGAAATGGGAGATTATTTAATGGCGGAGGTAGAGGCGGAGGTGGAGGCGGAGGAGGAGGTGGCGGTGATGAAAATGGAAATgacaaagaagaagaggagttTGGGCCAGTTTTGAAGTTTGAGGAGGTGATGAAGGAGACGGAGGCTCGGGGGGCGAGTCTTCCTTCGGATATGTTAGAGGCTGCGAAGAGCGTCGGGCTCCGTAAAGTGCTTCtccttagatatttggattttcaG GGGTCAGTCTGGCCTCTGGGCTTTCTCATGAAGTCATGCTCTATGCTTCGAAATCGAATGTTGGCTGATCCatcctttctctttaaagttGGAACAGAG ATTGTCATTGATTTTTGTTGTGCCACTTTTGCGGAAGTTCAAAAGAGAGGCAAAGACTTTTGGGCAGAATTTGAGTTGTATGTTGCAGATCTCATGGTTGGGTTGGTGGTTTGTGTTGCTTTGGTTGGTATGATGGCACCTTATGCTCGTATTGGGGGACCAACTATATCTAAGGGCTTTCTTGGGCGAATGCAGCATGCTTATGGAGCTCTTCCTAGCAG TGTATTTGAAGCTGAAAGGCCAGGATGTAGATTTACCTTAGAACAGAGAATTGCTGCATACTTTTATAAG AGTATCCTGTATGGATCGGTTGGGTTTGGTTGTGGCATTATTGGCCAAGGCATTGCAAATTTGATCATGACTGTCAAGCG GAGCGTAAAGAAATCAGAAGAAGACATTCCCGTGCCACCACTTTTGAAGAGTGCCGTTCTTTGGG GTGTATTTCTTGCAGTTTCTTCCAACACCCGCTATCAGATCATAAATGGACTGGAATGTTTGGTAGAACGATCGGCTATTGCAAAGCAGGTTCCATCCGTCGCCATGGCTTTCACAGTTGGTGTGCGATTTGCTAACAATGTATTTGGAGGGATGCAATTTGTGGACTGGGCTAGATGGAGTGGGGTGCAATAA
- the LOC121267286 gene encoding protein FAR1-RELATED SEQUENCE 5-like, translating into MDFGWSSDGDDVQMVTTRNCPQVENETIEDETVDNQCDVNLGDGLNMGDGVNLGDGDGDGVNMEDGDGVNVISTSSSGLFEPFIGKEFDEVEDAQAFYKAYARRKGFVIRTNHTQLSRGDKKLIGVHYVCTREGFRCESLKQKERQIPELVETKIWCKATMCIKKDGERWVVCKFYPQHNHELLTPRSTSMLRGHRGVTRMQKNLIQTLNESGVPTRKIMSVLSKEAGGNFNIGCIGKDVENYLRNKRKKLFEEGDAQRLYAYFLE; encoded by the exons ATG gaTTTTGGGTGGAGTTCGGATGGTGATGATGTTCAGATGGTAACGACTAGAAACTGTCCACAAGTTGAAAATGAAACTATTGAGGATGAAACTGTGGATAATCAATGTGATGTGAATTTGGGAGATGGATTGAATATGGGAGATGGCGTGAATTTGGGAGATGGTGATGGAGATGGAGTGAATATGGAAGATGGGGATGGAGTCAATGTCATTTCCACTTCTAGTAGTGGACTTTTTGAACCGTTCATTGGGAAGGAATTTGATGAAGTTGAGGATGCTCAAGCATTTTACAAGGCGTATGCAAGACGAAAAGGTTTTGTAATAAGGACCAACCATACGCAATTATCGAGAGGagacaaaaaattaattggaGTACACTATGTTTGTACAAGGGAAGGATTTAGGTGTGAAAGtctcaaacaaaaagaaagacaaattcCCGAACTagttgaaacaaaaatttgGTGTAAAGCTACCATGTGTATAAAAAAAGATGGTGAAAGGTGGGTAGTATGCAAGTTTTACCCTCAACACAATCATGAGCTACTCACACCAAGAAGTACCAGTATGCTCCGTGGACATAGAGGAGTCACACGCATGCAAAAAAACCTCATTCAGACATTGAATGAGTCTGGTGTACCGACAAGGAAGATAATGTCAGTGTTAAGCAAAGAAGCAGGTGGTAATTTTAATATTGGTTGTATTGGAAAGGACgttgaaaattatttgagaaataaaagaaaaaaattatttgaagaggGAGATGCACAAAGGTTGTATGCATACTTTCTTGAATGA
- the LOC121268139 gene encoding PRA1 family protein A1-like, translating to MDWGNVTAEDLVDALREVDWSSPPRPLSEFFSRFTFPRSYAKWNSRLKCNLYYYRTNYFIMIIFILGLGFLRRPLALVAAFLTALSIAFLNDSFAGTFSEKVTRTVRQFSPHLAAKMRPPPTPVIRGRPSAKRAIYICGRPRWVFVLIFSTVSFFLWFVSCGLLMVLWALAIGLLATILHASFRTPNLKARLNTFREEFRAVWRNYSEL from the exons ATGGATTGGGGCAACGTTACAGCGGAGGATCTGGTCGACGCCCTCCGCGAGGTCGACTGGTCGTCACCACCGCGCCCTCTCTCGGAATTCTTCTCCAGATTCACCTTCCCCCGATCTTACGCCAAATGGAATAGCCGCCTCAAATGCAATCTCTACTA CTATCGAACCAACTACTTCATTATGATAATATTCATTCTTG GATTGGGTTTTCTTCGGAGGCCACTTGCTCTTGTAGCTGCTTTTCTGACAGCACTTAGCATTGCTTTTCTGAATGATAG CTTTGCAGGTACTTTTAGTGAGAAGGTAACAAGAACAGTAAGGCAATTCTCCCCACACTTAGCTGCAAAGATGAGGCCTCCTCCTAC GCCTGTTATTCGTGGACGTCCATCAGCTAAAAGAGCAATATATATTTGTGGTCGGCCTCGTTGGGTGTTTGTTTTGATATTCTCTACTG TGAGTTTCTTCCTCTGGTTTGTTTCCTGTGGTCTCTTAATGGTCCTATGGGCTCTTGCCATTGGACTACTTG cCACCATCCTGCATGCAAGTTTTAGAACACCTAATTTGAAAGCACGTTTGAACACATTCCGTGAGGAATTTCGTGCGGTTTGGCGTAATTATAGTGAGCTGTAG